One part of the Microvirga sp. TS319 genome encodes these proteins:
- a CDS encoding CopG family transcriptional regulator encodes MANNVHELRPRPSDSEKITINLGYVDLGHVDLLVQEGFYSNRTDFIRTAIRNQLDRHNDAVTKSVARHQLDLGLRHYSRQDLEAVQAAGEVLHIQVLGLASIAGDVAPELARQTIASVHVLGALHASPAVKEALKDRIR; translated from the coding sequence ATGGCAAACAACGTGCACGAACTTCGGCCTAGGCCGTCCGACAGCGAGAAAATCACGATCAATCTCGGCTATGTCGACCTCGGCCATGTCGACCTCCTGGTCCAGGAGGGATTCTATTCAAACAGGACAGACTTCATCCGGACGGCGATACGAAACCAGCTCGACCGGCATAACGACGCGGTCACGAAATCCGTCGCACGACACCAACTCGACCTTGGCCTGCGCCACTACAGCCGCCAGGACCTCGAGGCCGTGCAAGCGGCCGGCGAAGTGTTGCACATCCAGGTTCTCGGTCTCGCCAGCATCGCCGGCGATGTCGCGCCCGAGCTGGCCCGACAGACAATCGCCTCCGTTCACGTGCTCGGCGCCTTGCACGCCAGCCCCGCTGTCAAAGAGGCGCTGAAGGACCGCATTCGCTGA
- a CDS encoding glucosamine-6-phosphate deaminase — protein MKLHLYPTKSALGEAAAAMGAQAIRDAIAAKGRARIIIATGASQFEMLDALVREPDIDWSKVTGFHLDEYIGMSDRHPASFRRYLRERFTSKLPTLGAFHFIEGDARDLKAEVSRIGDLVKAHPIDVTFAGIGENGHLAFNDPPADFNVDDPYIVVQLDDVCRRQQFGEGWFPTFDDVPQTAISMSIRQIMASDLVVLSVPDARKADAVQKALEGPVTPACPASILQRHPACHVFLDPASAGKLSSTSLLGADRDPE, from the coding sequence ATGAAACTCCACCTTTATCCGACAAAATCAGCCCTTGGAGAAGCCGCCGCCGCGATGGGCGCCCAGGCCATTCGCGACGCGATCGCGGCAAAGGGCCGGGCTCGCATCATTATCGCAACCGGCGCAAGCCAGTTTGAAATGCTTGATGCCCTCGTGCGAGAGCCGGATATCGACTGGTCGAAGGTGACAGGATTCCATCTCGATGAGTATATCGGGATGTCGGATAGGCATCCGGCAAGCTTCCGGCGCTATCTGCGTGAACGATTCACGTCGAAGCTCCCGACCCTGGGCGCGTTTCATTTTATCGAAGGGGATGCGCGCGATCTCAAGGCGGAGGTGTCACGGATCGGGGACTTGGTCAAGGCGCACCCGATCGACGTGACCTTCGCCGGCATAGGGGAGAACGGGCACCTCGCCTTCAACGATCCGCCAGCCGATTTCAATGTGGATGATCCATACATCGTCGTTCAACTCGATGATGTCTGCCGACGGCAGCAATTCGGGGAAGGATGGTTCCCGACATTCGACGACGTGCCGCAGACCGCCATTTCCATGAGTATTCGCCAGATCATGGCCAGCGACCTCGTCGTCCTGTCCGTGCCCGACGCGCGAAAGGCCGATGCGGTTCAAAAGGCGCTGGAGGGGCCGGTCACCCCAGCTTGTCCAGCGTCTATCCTTCAAAGGCATCCGGCCTGCCACGTGTTTCTCGACCCTGCATCTGCCGGCAAGCTCTCATCGACTTCTCTTCTTGGAGCAGATCGGGATCCGGAGTGA
- a CDS encoding PHB depolymerase family esterase: MNARLQSNVLEATRLTREGRLAEAMAILQGGLSGTNPPASSSNTGEDAGQYPLGRATRIIDMVPPSSRGGAWTPPNFNPSHFVPEIPGLDGGPAQPQVPEALRGFLNRMGQPGSALGLDGLAGPIPPRAPAPLPEGARFDERTFANPAGSRIYKLYVPSGYAGQPVPLVVMLHGCTQSPDDFAAGTRMNELAEEQTFLVAYPAQTQSANISRCWNWFNAADQQRDRGEPSLIAGLTRQIMSDFSVAPGRVYVAGLSAGGAAAAIMGSAYPDLYAAVGVHSGLACGAARDMPSAFAAMRQGGAPYHSGDKQPVPTIVFHGDRDTTVHPVNGEQVIAQSGAGAKLRTTVNHGQAPGGIGYTRTVAYDDSGQPLLEHWVLHGAGHAWSGGSPSGSYTESRGPDASREMMRFFLEHARPSAASPV, from the coding sequence ATGAACGCAAGACTGCAGAGCAATGTTCTCGAAGCAACCCGTCTGACCCGAGAAGGCCGGCTCGCGGAAGCCATGGCTATCCTTCAGGGAGGGCTTTCAGGCACCAATCCGCCGGCTTCCTCCAGCAATACCGGCGAAGATGCCGGCCAATATCCCTTGGGGCGGGCCACTCGGATCATCGACATGGTACCGCCATCCTCCAGGGGAGGAGCCTGGACTCCACCAAACTTCAACCCTTCGCACTTTGTCCCAGAGATTCCCGGTCTTGACGGAGGCCCGGCCCAGCCGCAGGTGCCGGAGGCGCTACGAGGCTTCCTCAACCGCATGGGTCAGCCCGGCTCGGCGCTCGGCCTCGACGGGTTGGCCGGTCCAATCCCGCCACGTGCGCCAGCCCCGTTGCCGGAGGGAGCCCGCTTCGACGAGCGGACCTTTGCCAACCCAGCGGGAAGCCGCATCTATAAGCTCTACGTTCCAAGCGGCTACGCGGGTCAGCCTGTGCCGCTCGTGGTGATGCTGCATGGCTGCACCCAATCGCCCGATGATTTTGCCGCAGGCACGCGGATGAACGAACTGGCCGAGGAGCAGACGTTCCTCGTCGCCTATCCGGCGCAGACCCAGTCGGCCAACATCTCCAGGTGCTGGAACTGGTTCAACGCGGCCGATCAGCAGAGGGATCGGGGCGAGCCCTCGCTGATCGCCGGCCTCACTCGTCAGATCATGAGCGACTTCTCGGTCGCGCCCGGACGGGTCTACGTCGCCGGGCTCTCGGCCGGAGGCGCGGCGGCGGCGATCATGGGCTCGGCTTACCCGGATCTCTATGCGGCCGTGGGGGTCCACTCGGGCCTGGCCTGTGGGGCCGCGCGTGACATGCCTTCGGCGTTTGCCGCCATGCGGCAGGGCGGGGCGCCTTATCACAGTGGGGACAAGCAGCCTGTGCCGACCATCGTGTTCCATGGCGATCGTGACACGACCGTGCACCCCGTCAATGGGGAGCAAGTCATTGCTCAGTCGGGGGCGGGCGCGAAGCTCCGCACTACGGTCAACCACGGGCAGGCTCCCGGTGGGATCGGCTATACCCGCACGGTCGCGTACGATGACAGCGGGCAGCCGCTGCTCGAGCATTGGGTTCTTCATGGGGCAGGCCATGCCTGGTCTGGTGGAAGTCCGAGTGGGTCCTACACCGAGTCACGGGGACCTGATGCCAGCCGTGAGATGATGCGCTTCTTCCTGGAGCATGCGAGGCCGTCGGCCGCATCCCCCGTGTAA
- a CDS encoding extracellular solute-binding protein, translated as MSTKLRNALSAAACLTAGVVLTTGSFAQTPAAKPKAPLTINVIDVAGDLQISQPAIENFKKDHPDLVSRFVFTKATAPELAAKLKAQQDAGRVDIDFVLTGNDALAAGMEQGIWLEILPKYQDRFPDLEKLYHPGAYAMQKMGRGQAFVIDWYPSGPLLEYAPDRVKDLPDTAEGLLAWCKAHPGKFMYARPSNSGPGRTFVMGLPYLLGDKDPMDPVNGWEKTWAYLKQLDGCIDYYPGGTTATMKELGEGSRDIIATTTGWDINPRYLGIVPEEFKVATLKGFHWVGDANYMAIPKGVSQEKVDALLQMIAYLLKPEQQAYMYDHGYMYPGPAIHGVPLEMAPKESQDTIKKFGRPEYASMIADNPIEPPLDAKPLVAMFDKWDREIGSAKMKQ; from the coding sequence ATGAGTACAAAACTGAGAAACGCGTTGAGTGCAGCCGCGTGCCTGACGGCTGGAGTCGTTCTGACCACCGGCAGCTTTGCCCAAACTCCCGCGGCCAAGCCGAAAGCCCCTCTCACCATCAATGTCATCGACGTGGCTGGCGATCTCCAGATCAGTCAGCCAGCCATCGAAAATTTCAAGAAGGATCATCCGGATCTCGTCTCGCGTTTCGTTTTCACGAAGGCGACCGCACCGGAGCTTGCTGCGAAGTTGAAGGCGCAGCAGGACGCAGGTCGTGTTGACATCGACTTCGTCCTGACCGGCAACGATGCCTTGGCGGCCGGCATGGAACAGGGCATCTGGCTCGAGATCCTGCCGAAATACCAGGATCGTTTCCCGGACCTGGAGAAGCTCTATCATCCGGGGGCCTATGCAATGCAGAAGATGGGCCGAGGGCAGGCCTTCGTGATCGACTGGTATCCGTCCGGTCCGCTGCTCGAATATGCGCCGGACCGCGTCAAGGACCTTCCCGATACGGCGGAAGGGCTGCTCGCCTGGTGCAAGGCGCATCCAGGCAAGTTCATGTACGCGCGTCCGTCGAACTCCGGACCGGGCCGCACATTCGTGATGGGGCTCCCCTACCTCCTGGGTGACAAGGATCCGATGGATCCCGTCAATGGCTGGGAGAAGACGTGGGCCTATCTCAAGCAACTCGACGGCTGCATCGACTACTATCCTGGCGGCACGACTGCAACGATGAAGGAGCTGGGCGAGGGGTCGCGCGACATCATCGCGACCACGACGGGATGGGACATCAACCCGCGCTATCTCGGCATCGTGCCCGAGGAGTTCAAGGTCGCGACCCTCAAGGGCTTCCACTGGGTGGGCGATGCCAACTACATGGCTATTCCCAAAGGCGTTTCCCAGGAGAAGGTCGATGCCCTTCTTCAGATGATCGCATACCTTCTCAAGCCGGAGCAGCAAGCGTACATGTACGATCACGGCTACATGTATCCGGGGCCCGCCATTCATGGGGTGCCACTCGAAATGGCCCCGAAGGAAAGCCAGGACACCATCAAGAAGTTCGGCCGGCCGGAATATGCGAGCATGATTGCCGACAATCCGATTGAGCCGCCACTCGATGCAAAGCCTCTGGTGGCAATGTTCGACAAGTGGGACCGCGAGATCGGCAGCGCGAAGATGAAGCAGTAG
- a CDS encoding LacI family DNA-binding transcriptional regulator: protein MTGLPKGLPTISQVAEAAGVSRATVSRTFSRPDLLKTETIKRVHEVAEKLGYVPNQVARALSTGRAGNIALVVPDIANPFFPPLIRAAQAHADHVGYAVFLGDSDEQPEREDMLLTKMAAQVEGFILASPRLDEGRVRAHAARRPLVLINRDIEGLPRILMDVSAGIAAAIEHLASLGHRDIAYVSGPPASWANEQRQQAAISTAEELGIRLTSVPAYHPNYEAGRKAAGELAKMPVTATVAFDDLVAQGIMAGLADLGWRIPQDMSIVGFDDVLAATTYPPLTTVAAHSADAGTQAVKLLTEVLSKDQIQDERIIIPTELIVRATTGRPAKRPHTEDAKPRSMPRTRAHNRS, encoded by the coding sequence TTGACAGGCCTCCCAAAGGGACTGCCTACGATCAGCCAAGTGGCGGAAGCTGCTGGCGTTTCGCGCGCCACCGTTTCGCGGACTTTCAGCCGGCCCGACCTCCTGAAGACTGAAACAATAAAACGTGTCCACGAAGTGGCCGAAAAGCTCGGCTATGTCCCGAACCAGGTTGCGCGCGCCTTAAGTACGGGTCGCGCGGGTAATATCGCCCTCGTGGTCCCGGATATCGCCAATCCCTTCTTCCCGCCGCTCATTCGCGCCGCGCAGGCTCACGCCGATCACGTGGGCTATGCAGTCTTCCTGGGCGACTCGGACGAGCAGCCGGAGCGTGAAGACATGCTTCTGACCAAGATGGCGGCGCAGGTGGAAGGCTTCATCCTGGCCTCGCCCCGCCTTGACGAGGGGAGGGTGCGAGCTCACGCGGCGCGCCGTCCTTTGGTTTTGATCAACCGGGATATCGAGGGGCTGCCGCGAATTCTGATGGATGTCAGCGCAGGGATCGCCGCCGCCATCGAGCATCTTGCGAGCCTGGGCCACCGCGACATCGCCTACGTGAGTGGTCCACCCGCCTCCTGGGCCAACGAGCAGCGCCAGCAAGCTGCCATCTCGACTGCCGAAGAACTCGGAATCCGTCTGACCTCCGTTCCTGCTTATCACCCGAATTACGAGGCTGGCCGGAAGGCGGCCGGTGAACTCGCGAAGATGCCTGTCACGGCAACGGTCGCGTTCGACGATCTCGTGGCTCAGGGCATCATGGCCGGCCTTGCCGATCTCGGTTGGCGCATTCCCCAAGACATGAGCATCGTCGGATTCGACGACGTGCTGGCAGCCACGACCTATCCGCCCTTGACGACGGTTGCTGCGCATAGCGCCGATGCAGGTACGCAGGCCGTGAAGCTGCTGACGGAGGTCCTGAGCAAGGACCAGATCCAGGACGAACGTATCATCATCCCGACGGAACTCATTGTTCGGGCAACGACGGGCCGACCGGCAAAGCGGCCTCACACCGAGGATGCCAAACCCCGATCCATGCCACGGACGAGAGCTCATAACAGAAGCTGA
- the kdpF gene encoding K(+)-transporting ATPase subunit F, giving the protein MFLDLLLGGIVALGLAVYLVLALLKPERF; this is encoded by the coding sequence ATGTTCCTCGATCTTCTTCTCGGCGGCATCGTCGCCTTGGGCCTCGCCGTTTACCTCGTCCTGGCGCTGCTCAAGCCGGAACGGTTCTAG
- a CDS encoding N-acetylglucosamine-6-phosphate deacetylase, which produces MTTCLPTIITASAEDLAKRFAALDRAVAESRLGPIMVPGYHLEGPFLNPADGYAGCHPPQAMTAPDAELVFGLEADLSRPILLVTLAPELPGSEAVIRVLSRAGKIVAVGHSSADADTVAMAAEAGARMSTHLGNGVPQTLHKLDNTIFAQLAEEHLHASFIADGIHLPRPALKTMLRAKGIDRSILVSDAVSAAAACPGRYSFAGMDIEHGTDGSVRLPGSRYLAGSALTLDQAVGNVVRWQLASPEEAIRMACDNPRSMLAPALRAHGLPIPPAGHVSWSEDGEILQVEHGGTVHRRT; this is translated from the coding sequence GTGACGACCTGCCTGCCAACGATCATCACAGCGTCTGCCGAGGACCTGGCCAAACGCTTTGCCGCACTGGACCGCGCGGTGGCGGAGAGCCGGCTGGGCCCGATCATGGTGCCGGGATACCATCTCGAAGGCCCTTTCTTGAACCCAGCGGATGGTTATGCGGGTTGTCATCCGCCGCAGGCTATGACGGCGCCAGACGCCGAACTTGTCTTCGGGCTCGAAGCGGACCTGTCGCGGCCGATTCTCCTCGTGACACTCGCGCCCGAGCTGCCGGGCAGCGAAGCCGTCATTCGAGTGCTGAGTAGGGCCGGGAAGATCGTCGCTGTCGGCCATTCTTCCGCCGATGCGGATACGGTTGCGATGGCGGCTGAGGCGGGTGCACGCATGTCCACGCATCTCGGCAACGGCGTTCCGCAGACGCTGCATAAACTCGACAACACGATCTTTGCCCAGCTCGCCGAGGAGCACTTGCATGCGAGCTTCATCGCCGATGGCATTCATCTCCCACGACCGGCGCTGAAAACGATGCTTCGTGCGAAAGGGATCGATCGCTCCATTTTGGTGTCGGATGCGGTTTCCGCCGCTGCCGCTTGCCCTGGACGCTATTCCTTCGCCGGAATGGACATCGAGCATGGGACGGACGGCAGTGTCCGGCTGCCGGGCAGCCGTTATCTTGCCGGCTCCGCGCTGACCCTGGACCAGGCAGTCGGTAACGTCGTGCGATGGCAGCTCGCAAGCCCTGAAGAGGCGATCCGGATGGCCTGCGATAATCCTCGATCGATGCTGGCTCCGGCATTGAGAGCACACGGATTACCCATCCCCCCGGCGGGGCATGTCAGCTGGTCTGAGGATGGAGAGATTCTGCAGGTCGAACACGGAGGCACCGTGCATCGTCGAACGTAG